A section of the Dehalobacter sp. DCM genome encodes:
- a CDS encoding uroporphyrinogen decarboxylase family protein yields the protein MSKELLMKVLNHEDTNGQLPWIPFAGVHAGKLKGYTGKEILTDSAKLIECLREVYRLYQPDGMPIVFDLQIEAEILGCELLWADYNPPSVVSHLFDKEKGIPCKCKFPTAESGRIPIVLEAMRVMKEEVGDQTALYGLICGPLTLASHLRGSEFFKDVNKNPDYVVQLTSFCAEYAQKMADLYIEAGMDVIAVVDPLVSQISPKSFSKLLHEPFKAVFDYIRMKGVKSSFFVCGNASYQIKVMCETYPDSMAVDENVDMVAAKVITDQYNIALSGNIPLTTTMLFGTQQDNMKGVLDLIDSIDNKKNLIISPGCDMPYDVPPENTVACAMAVHRPDEVRSMIANYSSSGFDDIEITIPDYASRDKVYIELFTLDPEQCAACTYMVKSVTDIYDEIKDMADYVVYKYFIKEDIARTAKMGLKNLPTMCIDGESVYISIIPDSDELITEVTKRYNKKHDK from the coding sequence ATGAGTAAAGAATTGCTGATGAAGGTACTGAATCACGAGGATACCAATGGACAGCTCCCATGGATTCCTTTCGCCGGTGTTCATGCCGGAAAACTTAAAGGTTACACGGGAAAAGAAATTTTAACAGATTCCGCAAAATTAATTGAATGTCTGCGGGAAGTCTACAGATTATATCAACCGGACGGGATGCCAATTGTCTTTGACTTGCAGATTGAAGCCGAAATTCTAGGGTGCGAACTGCTATGGGCTGATTACAATCCACCCTCTGTGGTATCTCACCTCTTTGACAAAGAAAAAGGGATTCCCTGCAAATGCAAATTTCCGACGGCAGAATCCGGACGCATACCGATCGTATTGGAAGCGATGCGGGTAATGAAAGAAGAAGTCGGTGATCAAACGGCGCTTTACGGATTGATCTGCGGACCATTGACGTTGGCCTCGCATCTTCGCGGAAGCGAGTTTTTTAAAGACGTCAATAAAAATCCGGATTATGTTGTCCAGCTCACGTCTTTTTGTGCCGAATATGCACAGAAAATGGCCGACTTATATATTGAAGCAGGGATGGATGTCATTGCCGTCGTTGATCCCCTTGTCAGCCAGATCTCTCCGAAGTCGTTTTCAAAGCTGCTGCATGAACCGTTCAAAGCCGTCTTTGATTATATCCGGATGAAAGGTGTTAAGTCGTCCTTCTTTGTCTGCGGCAATGCATCCTATCAAATTAAAGTCATGTGCGAGACGTATCCGGACTCCATGGCTGTCGATGAAAATGTCGATATGGTTGCTGCCAAAGTGATTACCGACCAGTACAATATTGCATTAAGCGGCAATATTCCATTAACAACAACGATGCTGTTTGGGACCCAACAAGATAATATGAAAGGCGTTCTGGATTTAATTGACAGTATTGACAACAAAAAGAACCTCATTATCAGCCCAGGGTGTGACATGCCCTATGACGTACCGCCAGAGAATACCGTTGCCTGTGCGATGGCGGTTCATCGTCCGGATGAAGTCCGGTCGATGATTGCCAACTATTCGTCAAGCGGATTCGATGACATTGAAATTACGATTCCTGATTATGCAAGCAGGGACAAAGTCTATATCGAGTTGTTTACCCTTGATCCTGAGCAGTGTGCAGCTTGCACCTATATGGTAAAGAGCGTTACCGATATCTACGATGAAATCAAAGACATGGCCGACTATGTTGTTTACAAATACTTTATTAAAGAGGATATCGCTAGAACCGCAAAAATGGGACTCAAAAACCTTCCCACCATGTGTATTGACGGAGAGAGCGTCTACATTTCAATTATCCCTGACAGCGATGAGCTCATTACCGAAGTTACTAAAAGATACAATAAAAAACATGACAAATAA
- a CDS encoding cobalamin B12-binding domain-containing protein: protein MSKEIFEKLKNSIVEMDSDLAEEAANEAVEAGLDPLECISSGLAEGMTVMSNLFDEGEAFVPDLMMASEAFETAVKILTSSLSDEEKNKTSYGKVLIHTVQGDIHDIGKNIVKTMFSANNFEVIDLGRDVPVSTVIEKAEEYKVDIICGSALMTTTMASQRDIINLLIEDGIREKYIVMFGGAPVSAKWCQDIGADAYGDTANEGIAIAKELMAKKRGA, encoded by the coding sequence GTGAGCAAAGAGATTTTTGAAAAACTCAAAAATTCGATTGTGGAGATGGACAGCGATTTAGCTGAAGAAGCGGCTAATGAAGCAGTTGAAGCAGGTCTTGATCCGTTGGAATGTATTAGTTCCGGCCTTGCGGAAGGCATGACGGTTATGAGCAACTTGTTCGACGAAGGCGAGGCGTTCGTTCCTGATCTTATGATGGCTTCGGAGGCATTTGAAACAGCAGTAAAAATCCTGACGAGTTCACTGTCCGACGAGGAGAAAAACAAGACTTCCTACGGAAAAGTGCTGATCCATACTGTACAGGGAGACATCCACGATATCGGGAAGAACATTGTGAAAACAATGTTTTCGGCCAACAACTTTGAGGTGATTGATTTGGGCCGCGATGTGCCTGTATCCACTGTTATCGAGAAGGCCGAAGAATATAAAGTCGATATCATTTGCGGATCCGCCCTCATGACAACCACAATGGCATCCCAAAGAGATATCATCAACCTTCTGATCGAAGACGGAATTCGCGAAAAATACATTGTGATGTTTGGTGGTGCTCCTGTATCTGCTAAATGGTGCCAAGATATCGGGGCGGATGCCTATGGCGACACAGCCAACGAGGGTATCGCAATTGCCAAAGAGTTAATGGCAAAGAAAAGAGGTGCATAA